The Eleutherodactylus coqui strain aEleCoq1 chromosome 13, aEleCoq1.hap1, whole genome shotgun sequence genome includes a window with the following:
- the LOC136587627 gene encoding keratin, type I cytoskeletal 19-like, whose translation MSVKASHRSSSGSVRGIGGGSSSVVRTSTVRSSGSFRSPSIHGGLGVRGGSSAGSSSLGLGYGSCGANYGAGNFGGYSSGFGYGGGNGGSYCSAFNLGAGHTVSGGDNILNINEKETMQILNDRLATYLDKVRSLEQENGQLERKIREWYEKQVPYTSPDFHPFFKTIEELQNKILQASTNNGNLLLQIDNARLAADDFRTKYENEAALHASVEADINGLRRVHEDLMLAKKDLEMQLQTLSEELDFLKKNHEEEVSTLRAQLGARVNVEVDAAPAVDLNKVLSEIRDQYETIMANNAKELEKWFLDKSEELNQQMTNSAQQLQTFNSEIIDLRHTCQTLEIDLQTHNNMREALEITLAETEARYGAQLSQVQDMITSFEAQLTELRQDLERQNFEYRTLMDVKTHLEREIATYRTLLDGEDSQKGTWNRNYRETGPGASGNMGGSSGSLTGGMGGSGKPRTIVEDIKESYSQSKN comes from the exons ATGAGTGTCAAGGCAAGCCACCGATCTTCATCTGGATCTGTAAGGGGAATAGGAGGTGGAAGTTCTAGTGTTGTCCGTACGTCAACTGTACGGTCAAGTGGATCTTTCCGATCACCCAGCATTCATGGTGGTCTAGGAGTAAGAGGCGGGAGTTCAGCTGGAAGTTCTAGCTTAGGTTTAGGTTATGGTAGCTGTGGTGCAAACTATGGCGCTGGAAACTTTGGAGGCTATAGTTCTGGCTTTGGATATGGAGGAGGCAATGGTGGAAGCTATTGTTCTGCATTCAATCTTGGGGCTGGCCATACCGTTTCCGGTGGGGATAACATTCTCAACATCAATGAGAAAGAAACCATGCAGATCTTGAATGATCGATTGGCAACCTATCTAGACAAGGTGCGATCTCTGGAACAAGAAAATGGCCAACTGGAGAGGAAGATTCGAGAGTGGTATGAAAAGCAGGTCCCATATACATCCCCTGATTTCCATCCCTTCTTCAAGACTATTGAGGAGCTTCAAAATAAG ATCCTTCAAGCAAGCACCAACAATGGTAACCTTCTGCTTCAAATTGATAATGCTCGACTGGCCGCAGATGACTTCAGGACCAA GTATGAAAATGAAGCAGCTCTCCACGCAAGTGTAGAGGCTGATATCAATGGACTACGTCGTGTCCATGAAGATCTTATGCTTGCCAAGAAAGATCTAGAAATGCAACTCCAAACCCTCAGTGAAGAGTTGGACTTCTTGAAGAAAAACCATGAGGAG GAGGTAAGCACCCTTCGTGCTCAGCTGGGTGCAAGAGTCAATGTAGAAGTAGATGCTGCTCCTGCTGTGGATCTCAACAAAGTCCTATCAGAAATAAGAGATCAGTATGAGACCATAATGGCCAACAACGCAAAGGAACTTGAGAAGTGGTTCTTAGACAAG AGCGAGGAATTGAACCAACAGATGACAAACAGCGCCCAACAACTTCAAACATTCAATTCGGAAATTATTGATCTCAGGCACACATGTCAAACCTTGGAAATAGACCTTCAAACCCATAACAACATG AGAGAAGCCTTGGAGATCACCTTAGCTGAGACTGAAGCTCGTTATGGTGCCCAACTTTCCCAAGTTCAAGACATGATAACCAGTTTTGAGGCGCAACTGACAGAACTGAGACAAGATCTGGAAAGACAGAACTTCGAATACAGAACTCTCATGGACGTGAAGACACATCTGGAGAGGGAGATTGCAACATACAGAACACTGCTCGACGGAGAAGACTCTCA GAAGGGTACATGGAACAGAAACTACAGAGAaacaggcccaggagcctcaggcaACATGGGAGGCTCATCAGGCTCCCTTACTGGAGGAATGGGTGGCAGCGGAAAACCAAGAACCATAGTGGAAGACATAAAAGAAAGCTACTCTCAATCCAAGAACTAG